The genomic interval GACGATCCAGGTCTGGCTGCCATCGGGCGAGACCGTGAACGAATTGTGGCCGGGACCGATGATGCCGGGCCGGCTGCCCATCAGCAGGGCCTCGTGGCCGCCTTGCGGGCGTTCGTAGGGACCGAGCGGATGGTCGCCAACCACATAGCTGACGCCGTAGTTCTCGCGCTCCCAGGCGCCGCCGCTGTAGAAGCAGTAATAGCGCCCGTCGTGGACCTGCACCGAGGCGCCCTCCACGGTGTGCCAGTCATAGACCCGCCCGTACATCGTGCGCCCCTTGCGGAACACGTGCCAGTCCTCGTGCGGGCGCACCACCACGCGCGGCTCGCCGGCGAGGGTCGTCATGTCGACCAGGCGGTCGACGACGATGCCGGTGCCCACGCGGTGATCGTCTTCCAGCTCGAGGAAGTCGACGCAGTAGAACAGGTACCACTGGCCATCCTTGTCCCTGAACGGATGGGCGTCGATCGAGAACGGCTGGTCCGGCACCAGGATCTTGCCGCTGTCGACAAACGGCCCGGCCGGATGCTCGGCCACCGCCACGCGCAGCTTCTGGTCGGTGCCCTCGTCGGCCGAGCCGGACGAGTAGTACATGTAGAAGCGGCCTTCGTGGAAAGCGACTTCCGGCGCCCAGTAATGCTCGGCGCCGTTGTTGTCGAGCGCGTGCCCGACGGGCTCCCACTGCACCAGGTCGGTCGAACGCAGGACCGGAATCTGGCGCCCATCCGCGCCGCCCGGTGCCGTGCCGTAGGCATAGTAGACGCCCTCGTGTTTCAGCACGAAGGGATCGGCGAAGATCTCCGGGTAGACCGGGTTCTGGTAAGTCTGCTGCACTTTCTGTCTCCTGGAAAGCGGCGACCGCCCGGCGCAGGGCGGTCGTCGGTCTTGCGTGTGCTACCCGGCTGGCGTGACGTCGCCTTACAACTTATAGCGCAGGCTCAGCCCATACGTGGTTGGGTTGTAGCGGATATCGCGCGGCTGATACGGCCCGAGTTCGCTCTTGAACTTCGCATGCGTCAGGTTGATCGCATCGAAGTGGAGCGACAGGTTGCGGCTCAGCTCATAGCCGATGCTCAGGTCGACAAAGGTGTTCGCCTTGACGATGCGGTCCTGGTTGAACGGCGGCTCGGCGATCTGCTCGACATAGTCGCCGCGGCGGGTCGCAGCCAGGCGGCCGGTGATGCCGTTGCCTTCATAGAGCAGTGCCAGGTTGTAGTTCTGCTTGGCCACGCCGATCAGCGCGGTGTTGGCGAAACTGTCGGTGCCGAACTGGGTCTTGGTTTCGTTCTCGCCGTCGATCCAGGTGTAGTTGAACTGGGCGCCGAAATTGCTCCAGATACCAGGCAGGAAGTCGAAGAACTTCTGGACACTGAATTCCGCGCCCTTCAAGGTGCCCTCGCCCGAGTTCTGCGGACGCGTTACGCGATAGACCTGGCCACCGATGGTCTCGTCGGCCGTGAAGTTCTGCAGGTAGCCGTCGATCTTGCGGTGGAATAGCGCCACCTGCGCATAGCCGTTCTTCGCGAAATAGTACTCGAGCGTGGCGTCGAGGTTGGTCGAGCGGGTCGGATCGAGATTCGGGTTGCCGGCATTGCCGCTGCCCGGCGCGTTCACCGTCGGCGGAATCAGCGACAGTGCCGGATTCATCTCGCGGAAACCCGGACGGGTGATGGTTTTGCCGGCGGACAGGTGCGACTGCAGGTTTTCGGTCCAGCCGACGGTGGCGGCGATGCTCGGCAAGACGTTCGTTTCCGAAGTCGACAGGTCGACATCGCTGACGACGTCGCCGATCTGGCTCTTGCCGCGCAGGTCGCGGTTCACGCGCACGACGCGGGCGCCGGCCTCGCCGGAGAGGTCGATGTTGCCAAGCTTGGTGCCGAAGCGCGCCGACAGGTAAAGGGTGGCGCTCTTTTCGCGCTGGTCGAACAGGCGCGTCGGGTCTTCCGGCACGCGGCCGCTCGGTGCGCCGTAGCCATTGCGCACGAGGTCGCGGTTGTTGAGCAGGAAGTCGGCCGAGGGGGTGGCCCAGGGGCCGCCGAGACGGTCCAGTCCTGGCACGATTTCCTCGAAGTGTACGCCGAACTGGCCGATCGGGGTCGGGCGCACGGGACCTGCGAAGTCGGAGTGGCCTTCGGCGCCATGGTAGCTGGCCTTGCGCGAGGACAGGCGGATACCGCCCGTGATCGCATCGAAGAAGCCGTCGCCACCGAGACGATAGACGGCGTCGGAACGCAGCTGGAACTGGTCGCCCCGCTGCTCGTTCCAGTTCTGCACCAGGCCGCGCAGCACGTACTGGCTCGGGTCGCGCAGCGCGTTGGCGCTGGTGGGCGTGGTCACCGCGCTGTAGCCGCCGTGGCCATCGCTGCCATAGGCGAACACGCTGGAGCTGGCGCCCGGAATCTGCTGGTCGACGATGATGGTGTCGTTGACGAACTTCGAGCGGGTGTAAGCCAGTTGGGTATTGAGCGTGAGCGGCCCTTCGGCATAGCGCAGGCCGAGGTTCAGGTAATTCGTCGTGGTGCGCTCGTCCTGGCCCCAGGTACTGGTGGCGGTGTACGGGTCCCAGTCGTAGGCGCCCGGGCCGAACTGCGCCGCAGGCGCGTTGGCCGACAGGATCGGGCAGATCACGCCGACCGGCGTGTTGCAGTGGTTGCCCTGGGGAGCCAGCACCACGTTGTTCAGGCGCGGCGCCCAGGTGACGATGTCGAGGATGTAGTTGACCGCGCTCTTGCCCTGGTAGCCCATACCCAGGTACTGGGCGCTGGCCTGCAGCTGCGGGCTGATCTTCCACGAAAACGCGCCGTGCACGCTCTGGCGCTCGCGGTCGCCGCTATTGTAGATGCCGCCGATGTTGGGTAGCTGGCCCAGCACATCGCCGGCATTCACGGGCGCGAACGGCGCCGTATTGCCGATGCGGGTAGCGGTGCCGTCCGGGCTGACCGAAAACACGTTGGTCGGACGGTCCACCCATTGCACCGGATAGGTCCAATTCTCGCGGTGCAGCGCAACGTCGAGCAGCACGCCCATTTCGCCCAAGCGCGTGTTCCAGCGATCGCTCACGAGGAAGCCGCCGGCTGGATTGTGCTTGGTCTTGGTGGCGTCGCTGCCGTTGGTCTTCTGGACGCGGTCTTCCAGGAAACCGGTAACCGTGTATCCCGGGAAGTCGAAGGGCGATCGCAGGCGCACGTTGACGGCGCCGGCGATGCCGCCCTCGAACTGGTTGGCCGTGGCCGACTTGTAGACTTCGAGGCCGCCGATCGACTGCACTTCCAGGTCCTCGTAGGACAGGCGGCGCCCGGCGGCCGTGAAGATCTCGTTGCCGTCGAGCGTGGTGGCGACGTCGGGCAGGCCGCGGATGATGACGGAGCTGGTCTGGCCGCGGTCGCGTCCGACCTGTACGCCGGCGATACGCTGCAGCGCGTCGCCCACCTGGCGATCGGGGAACTTGCCGATGTCGTCGGCATTGATGGCGTCGACCACCTGCACCGCGTCGCGCTTGATCGCCTCGGCCGAGCGCAGGCTCTGGCGCAGGCCGGTGACTTTCACGACGGCCGGCGCCTGGGCCGATTCGGGCGCGGCATCGGTGGCTGCCGTTGCTTGCGGCTCGGTGGTGGTTTGCGCCAGCGCGCTGGCCCCGTAGGCCGACATCAGCATGATGGCGGCGCAGATCGGCTTGACTTTGAATCGGGTCATGCAAGTCTCCTGATTGGTATGAATGGCGTATGGCTGGCCGAAGCGTGGGCCCAGCCGCCGGCCGGTCGCAGCCGGCTTGGGACGTATCACATACTAAAAGAGGGCAACTGGCGCCACCCATAACGAAACACGCAAGAGCTATCCGAAATCGTCATGGCATGCCGGGTGCATGCATGAAAGGCTTCAGGGCACGCGTGCCAATGCCTCGGCCGTGCTCTCGGTCCACCCCGGCGCGAACACCTGGCCGTCGGCGTCGAACAGGAAGGCACGCGTGGCCGGGAACACCAGCTCGACGCGGCTGCCCGGGGCTGGCGGTGCCGTGTCGGCATCGCTTTTCACCGCCACCATTTCGCCGGTGCCTTCGACCTGCGCATAGACCGGGGAGATGTCCCCGAGGTATTCCACCAGTGCGACCGTCGCGCCGATGCCGTCGCCCTGCCCCGGGCGCACCAGCTGCAGGTGCTCGGGGCGCACGCCCAGCGTGACGCGGTCGCCGCTGCGTGCACGCGCCACATCGGCCGCCACCTGCACGCGCGCGCCGCCGGCCAGCTGCACGCCGGCGCTGCGGCCCGCGGGCCCGGCCAAACTCGCTTCGAAAAAGTTCATGCGCGGCGAACCGAGGAAACCGGCCACAAAACGGTTGGCCGGCCGCTCGTACAAATCGAACGGCGTACCGACCTGCTCGATGCGCCCGCCGTTCAACACGACGATCTTCTGGCCGAGCGTCATCGCTTCGACCTGGTCGTGGGTCACGTAGATCATCGTGCTTTTCAGTTCCCGGTGCAGGCGCGCCAGCTCCACGCGCGTCTGGCCGCGCAGGGCCGCATCCAGGTTCGAGAGCGGCTCGTCGAACAGGAAGACCTCGGGTTTGCGCACGATGGCGCGCCCGATCGCCACGCGCTGGCGCTGGCCGCCCGACAGCGCCTTCGGCTTACGGTCCAGCAGGTGCTCGATCTGCAGGATGGCCGCGGCGCGCCCGACCCGCTCGTCGATCTCGCTTTTGGGCACCTTCGCCAGCTTGAGGGCAAAGC from Massilia sp. Se16.2.3 carries:
- a CDS encoding TonB-dependent receptor, which encodes MTRFKVKPICAAIMLMSAYGASALAQTTTEPQATAATDAAPESAQAPAVVKVTGLRQSLRSAEAIKRDAVQVVDAINADDIGKFPDRQVGDALQRIAGVQVGRDRGQTSSVIIRGLPDVATTLDGNEIFTAAGRRLSYEDLEVQSIGGLEVYKSATANQFEGGIAGAVNVRLRSPFDFPGYTVTGFLEDRVQKTNGSDATKTKHNPAGGFLVSDRWNTRLGEMGVLLDVALHRENWTYPVQWVDRPTNVFSVSPDGTATRIGNTAPFAPVNAGDVLGQLPNIGGIYNSGDRERQSVHGAFSWKISPQLQASAQYLGMGYQGKSAVNYILDIVTWAPRLNNVVLAPQGNHCNTPVGVICPILSANAPAAQFGPGAYDWDPYTATSTWGQDERTTTNYLNLGLRYAEGPLTLNTQLAYTRSKFVNDTIIVDQQIPGASSSVFAYGSDGHGGYSAVTTPTSANALRDPSQYVLRGLVQNWNEQRGDQFQLRSDAVYRLGGDGFFDAITGGIRLSSRKASYHGAEGHSDFAGPVRPTPIGQFGVHFEEIVPGLDRLGGPWATPSADFLLNNRDLVRNGYGAPSGRVPEDPTRLFDQREKSATLYLSARFGTKLGNIDLSGEAGARVVRVNRDLRGKSQIGDVVSDVDLSTSETNVLPSIAATVGWTENLQSHLSAGKTITRPGFREMNPALSLIPPTVNAPGSGNAGNPNLDPTRSTNLDATLEYYFAKNGYAQVALFHRKIDGYLQNFTADETIGGQVYRVTRPQNSGEGTLKGAEFSVQKFFDFLPGIWSNFGAQFNYTWIDGENETKTQFGTDSFANTALIGVAKQNYNLALLYEGNGITGRLAATRRGDYVEQIAEPPFNQDRIVKANTFVDLSIGYELSRNLSLHFDAINLTHAKFKSELGPYQPRDIRYNPTTYGLSLRYKL
- a CDS encoding ABC transporter ATP-binding protein codes for the protein MASVSLRGIKKQYDGNSVIKGIDLDIGDGEFVVFVGPSGCGKSTLLRIIAGLEDISEGTLEIGGRVANDIEPARRGIAMVFQSYALYPHMSVAENMGFALKLAKVPKSEIDERVGRAAAILQIEHLLDRKPKALSGGQRQRVAIGRAIVRKPEVFLFDEPLSNLDAALRGQTRVELARLHRELKSTMIYVTHDQVEAMTLGQKIVVLNGGRIEQVGTPFDLYERPANRFVAGFLGSPRMNFFEASLAGPAGRSAGVQLAGGARVQVAADVARARSGDRVTLGVRPEHLQLVRPGQGDGIGATVALVEYLGDISPVYAQVEGTGEMVAVKSDADTAPPAPGSRVELVFPATRAFLFDADGQVFAPGWTESTAEALARVP